In Cyprinus carpio isolate SPL01 chromosome B16, ASM1834038v1, whole genome shotgun sequence, the following are encoded in one genomic region:
- the kcnj14 gene encoding ATP-sensitive inward rectifier potassium channel 14 — protein sequence MGAARVKRRFSAVVDTPLDEEEVMRLAQSDDVTSSQSGTLLSPNCNGKLLNYHHSNGGRSGERDEDDDDAEDDDDDDEEGGGRRGGGGGGHGSALRGESGAEGRWERSKKKSSSSLSPLPPHERRGQSRRPRRRFVGKDGRCNVTFVNMSERGQRYLTDLFTTCVDIRWRWMLVVFTLSFLLSWLLFGFMFWLIAAAHGDLVPPASSSSSSPSSVSSSLAPLEPADDSSRAETVTETEERCFQQVNSFMAAFLFSLETQTSIGYGFRSVTEACPLAVLAVVLQCIVGCIIDAFIIGAVMAKIAKPKKRNETLVFSEVAVVAMRDGKLCMMWRVGNLRKSHLVEAHVRAQILKPRVTPEGEFLPLDNADLNVGFDTGTDRIFLVSPVTIVHEINEESPFFEMDKHTLEEDKDMEVVVILEGMVEATAMTTQCRSSYLASEILWGHRFEPVLYERKNCYQVDYSYFNRTYEVPDTPTCSAKELAEKKYILGSRSSFCYENEVALQLSPSVPSCPDQFSPSHCASPSLVRPAPPSRQDSCSEHPHIH from the exons ATGGGGGCTGCTCGGGTAAAGAGGCGCTTCAGTGCGGTTGTGGACACCCCGCTGGATGAGGAGGAAGTCATGAGGCTGGCACAGagtgatgatgtcacttcctcccAGTCGGGCACACTTCTGTCGCCCAACTGTAACGGCAAATTGCTGAACTATCACCATAGCAATGGAGGAAGGAGTGGAGAGagggatgaggatgatgatgatgcagaggatgacgatgatgatgatgaagaagggggagggaggaggggaggaggaggaggagggcatGGCTCGGCGCTCAGGGGGGAGTCTGGGGCAGAAGGGAGGTGGGAGAGGAGCAAGAAAAAGTCCTCGTCTTCCCTCTCGCCCTTGCCGCCCCACGAACGTCGAGGCCAGTCCCGCCGGCCCCGACGGCGCTTTGTAGGCAAGGACGGGCGCTGCAACGTCACCTTCGTCAACATGAGCGAAAGGGGCCAGCGCTACCTCACCGACCTCTTCACCACCTGCGTGGACATCCGCTGGCGCTGGATGCTTGTGGTGTTCACCCTTTCCTTCTTGCTCTCCTGGCTTCTCTTTGGTTTCATGTTCTGGCTCATCGCCGCCGCTCACGGGGATCTGGTGCCCCCGGcatcatcttcctcatcttcTCCTTCATCTGTTTCCTCCTCGCTGGCTCCTCTGGAACCCGCAGACGATTCCAGTCGAGCGGAGACGGTGACAGAGACAGAGGAACGCTGCTTTCAGCAGGTGAACAGTTTCATGGCGGCGTTCCTCTTCTCTCTGGAGACGCAGACGTCTATAGGATACGGCTTCCGGAGCGTTACCGAGGCCTGCCCCCTGGCGGTGCTGGCTGTCgtgttgcagtgcattgtgggctGCATCATCGACGCTTTCATCATTGGGGCGGTAATGGCTAAGATTGCCAAGCCCAAGAAGCGCAATGAAACACTGGTGTTCTCGGAAGTGGCCGTAGTGGCCATGAGGGACGGGAAACTCTGCATGATGTGGCGAGTGGGAAACTTGCGCAAGAGCCACCTGGTGGAGGCCCATGTACGAGCACAGATACTGAAG CCACGGGTGACCCCTGAGGGTGAGTTCCTGCCATTGGACAATGCAGACCTCAATGTCGGCTTTGACACAGGAACAGATCGCATCTTTTTGGTGTCACCTGTGACAATTGTGCATGAAATTAATGAGGAGAGCCCTTTCTTTGAGATGGACAAACATACACTAGAGGAAGACAAAGATATGGAAGTGGTGGTGATCCTGGAGGGCATGGTGGAGGCCACTGCCATGACAACCCAATGTAGGTCTTCATACCTGGCCTCTGAGATCCTCTGGGGTCACCGCTTTGAACCTGTGCTCTATGAAAGGAAGAACTGCTaccag GTGGACTACTCATACTTCAACAGGACTTACGAGGTCCCGGACACACCCACCTGCAGCGCTAAAGAGTTAGCCGAGAAAAAGTACATCTTGGGCTCCCGTTCCTCCTTCTGTTACGAGAACGAGGTGGCTCTGCAGCTCTCCCCCTCTGTCCCTTCCTGCCCTGACCAGTTCTCTCCATCCCACTGTGCATCCCCTTCTCTCGTTCGGCCCGCACCACCATCTCGACAAGACTCCTGCAGTGAGCACCCACACATACACTGA